CGTACCTGCTGAACTCATCAGATACCCATTTACCATAAGTGGCAAAGTTAATGCCGTCTATAAGTGTAGGGCTGATATAATATCCAAGAAGAGGTTCTAAAGTTTTATTTCCATTTAATTCATGCAGCACTTCTTGGTGAAATAGACTCACGTTATCTGAAAATCTTTTCTCTGGTAAATATTCAAATTTAAATTTAATACCACTGGCTAAAAGTCCAAAAACTTGTTTAACTGGTTTTTTAAATCGGTCTCTTATATTTACAGCAATTTGTATTGTGTGGTTGTTATCATGGGATTCACCACGAATACTACGTCTTCCAGCAAGAAATGCTACAGATAATGCAGAATTAACTGTTACATGATTTTTATGACACCATTCTACCAGATCAGACGTTTGTGACCTGGATAATTCTTCTACAATTATTCTATGTTTATATTTTTGAGTGTAAGCCTTATGAATATTATGGTAATCCTCATCATCGAATAATACTTGCTGTTTATCCCATTTCCTGTTAATTCTGCCCATTATTAACTTATTTTTCAATAACTTTAATTTAACTTGTAGAGGTGCTGCCGGGAAATTGGTTGATACTGGTAAAACGGGATCTATCCTTTTAACTTTGATTTCAGGGTTACTTAATAGAAACATAATATCATGGATAATGTTGACAAGTGAAAGACCATCACAGATTGAATGCTGGCAGATAACAATAAGATCAGAAATTTCATCTGATTTTAGAAGTATAAATCTAATTAAAGGACCTTTCTCAAAATCAAAGGGTATTTCCTGTTCATCCTCAAGTACATTTATCCACTGCCTGTTAGATTTTCTAAGGGTAACTTTAAGTGGTAAGGGTGCATCGCATTCCTCTGTAAACCATGCATCTTGGCTGCTATCAATAACTACACGAACCCCTATAAGTGGATGCATTTTAGCAACTTTCTTTAAAACCTGAACAATATTATTTTCAGGGATATTTCCATTTATGGTGGCGATTACTGCAACATTATTTGGGATTCTAAAATATTCTCTCATGACACCTAATTTAAATTTCCTGTCCTGTGTTCCATTCTCTCTTTTCACTTCAATAGTTTTAAAATTCATTTTATCCCTTTTCTACTAATTTTCTGATTATGTCATAATCCCCTTTAGAAAATGTTTTAAAGAGAATTAAAAGAGCAAGATATATGACAGTGGCGAGTAAAACTGTGATGAATATATTTAAATGTACTGAAATCATGAATAAGGACATAATAACTGTTGCTGCGGCTGGTTTCCAAATTAGTTTGTGAAGAGGTACTCTGCAGATGAACTTGGACAGGTAGTAGAAAAGCATGGTAAAGTTTACTAATTCTGTAAGTACTGTTACAACTGCAGCACCTAAATAACTGAATTGAGGTATTACCACCAGATTAACACCTATATTAAAAATCATATAAATAAACGTAAGCCTGATGGCTAAAACCTGTTTATTCATGGATATTAAAATTATCCCAAAGCTTGTAGTTAAAAGTAGAAGTGGGACAGTCCAGATTAAAATCTGAAGCGCCACTACAGACCCTGAAAATGCAGATTGATAAAGAAGCAGAATTATATCCTTAGATAGAATGGTGATTCCAGCGGCAATGGGCAGGCCCAGAATAATCATATATTTGATAGATTTTACGTAAATTAATTGGAAGGATTCCTTTGAAGAAACATGAAATCTGGAGAGTACAGGAAATATGACCGCACTGTAAACACTGGGGATAAAAAGAAGGACTTCTATTATTTTATATGGGGCTGTATACAATCCTACCACAACGTAACCTTGAAATAATGAAAGTAGAACTGTGTCTACCCTAAAAGCGATGGTAGAGAAAATTGAAGCAATGGATAAAGGCAAGGCTAAGGTCAGTTTGGACTTCCAAAAATTCCAGTTTACTTGTAAACTGGGCCTTGGAAACCTTGTAATCTGAATAAAAACAGTGTAAGCCAGAGTCACTCCACTTACTATCAAATAAATTAGGGCAAACCACTCTATACTGAAATTGTTGAATATTCCATAAATTACCCCTGAAAACAGCAGGATACTGTATAAAATTGTTCCCAGGGACTGGTATTCCATTTCTTCATATGCCTGGAATACCGAATAAAAGAGCTGAGTAAATGATGTAAATAACATCCAGATTGCCAGAAGATAAACCACCTGAATAGTCTGGGAAGGGTAGTTAAATAAGTTCATAAATAACACAATGAGGCCCATTGTAATGGAACTCAAAACCAGTTTGATTACAATAAGATTTCCAGTATAGCCTGAAGAAATAGATTTATCCCTTGCAATTTCTCTTACTGCCAGTATAGAAAGCCCTAAGTCAGCTGTTACTCCCATAATTGTGGTAAAAGATATCCCAAATGTTAAAACACCAAAACCAGATACCCCTAGATAACGGGCCAGGTAAATGGTGTAAAAGAAAGCCAGGATATAATTAACAACTTGAGCGATAAAAAGGATGCTTGTATTTTTAAAAATTCGTTTTGCAGTGTTCATTCCTACTCCCCACAGGTATCAAACGGCGTAAAATTTTCTTGGATCCATAAATGAATCATATTTATGGATGAAAATAATGTTTAAATCTGGATCTTCAAAGATACTTAGAACTGAATCCAGGAATGATACAAATAAAAGAATCTCAAAACATTCATGCCTTAAATGATATTTGTAGAGAGTAATGGCTAATGTAAATGATGTAATCTGTGCAGAAAATAATATTCCGGTGTTATTTGCAGTTATTTGTAAAATATTCCGATTGTCGCTCAATTTAATCATAAAATGCTATTTTGAGTTTAATTTAAAAATAAGAAGTAGATTTTCACATAAACACCCATTCATAAAGGTGGTTAGTCCATTTAAAGAAGTTTTTATTAGATATAATGGATTACTAGGTTTAAACATAGACCCTGGTGATTTTCTATATATATTTTCTACTTGAGAAATGGAAGATGGACAAAATGAGCGATGGTAACAATGATAAAAATTCATATAGGTTACTTGAAAATTATAATAATTTATTAGAACAATTTGGAAAGCTTAAAAATGGCCATATGGCTGCTAAAGTACTGGTAAGGATAGGGGACCTTTATAGAGATCTCATGAACCATGGTAAAGCTATGGAGAATTATAATCTTGCCCTTAAACTTTTTCATGATGAAGATGATACATGGGGAGAAGCATTTACTCTTGAATCTATGGGTAACCTTTGGAAAAGTGCGAAAGTGTATTCTGAAGCACGTAAATTTTATCAACAGTCCTTAGAAAATTTTCAGGTAATTGGGAATTGGGAAATGGAAAAGAATATTTTAAACAGGATTTCGGGCTGTTATCTGGCTGAAGGATCTATAGAAGATGCACTGGATGTCCATAAGAAGATCGATGAATTACCATTAGACGTGGCCCAGTTTTTTATAAACCAGGTACATATTAAAAGGCTGCTAAATGAAATTGGGGGTATTAGGCCTACAAGGGCACAGTCTTTAACTTTAATTTCTTATAGTTTGATACTTATACTGTCTGAACTGGTAACTACTTACTACATGACCTCCTGGGGGATTATTTTACATGTAATTTTAATTTCAAGTCTGGTAATTAATTCTACACTGACTAAGTCAGTTAAATTTTCATACCTTTTACAGGCCATGATTTTACTGCCTTTAATAAGGATCATGAGTTTGAGTATACCTGTTATGGAGTTGGAGCCTCTTTACTGGTTGGCTCTGATGTCAGTACCTGTTTTGGCTGCTGTATGGATGTTAATGCAGGGCCAGTGCCTGAGCAGGAAAATTGTCGGGCTTAACTCAAGGAATTTAATTTTACAGCTGCTGGTAGGTCTTACGGGTCTTGGTTTTGGGTTTGTGGAGTATTTGATACTTCAGCCCACTGCTCTTATATCAAATTTAAGCCCGGTAAATGTGATTTTTGCAGGTTCAATTGTGATAATATCCACAGGACTACTGGAAGAATTGGTATTTAGGGGAATTATCCAGAGAAATGCTGAAAATATTATGGGGAAAGTTTGGGGGATCATTTTTACTTCCTTGCTTTTTGTAGGGTTTAATATCAGCTGGAACTCTCCCATGGATTTGCTCTTTATTTTTGGAGTTTCAATCTTTTATGGGTATATATTCCAAAAAACGCGCAGTATACTAGGGATAAGCGTTTCCCACGGCATCTGCAACGTGGTTCTTTTTATTATACTGCCGTTTTTCCTAATTTGAGGAGAAAATAGCAGGTTTTAATGTATAAAATGAGGAAAAAACATGATATCAATCATCACAGGTACAACCACCAATGTAACAATGAGCCAGATAATGGATTACAGTATTGTAGCAGTGCTTTTTTTATTACTGTTCCTTTCACTTAGAAATATAGTAAGGGGAGATATATCAAACCGGCGTAAAGTGGGGATTTTAATGCGCAACCTCAATATAGTTTCAATACCCCTTCTGATAATGTTTATAACTATAATAATTTACAGGATATACTCATCTTCGCCTTTATTTTCTAGTTTCTAGCAATAGATGATTAATTGTCATTTCATTTTATTGTAAATATTATGGTATTAGATGTAATCTTCCATTTATTCTCTAATTTGTAGTTAGTAATTGTTATTTTGAAAATAATGTTTGACTTTAAA
This genomic window from Methanobacterium veterum contains:
- a CDS encoding CPBP family glutamic-type intramembrane protease, yielding MSDGNNDKNSYRLLENYNNLLEQFGKLKNGHMAAKVLVRIGDLYRDLMNHGKAMENYNLALKLFHDEDDTWGEAFTLESMGNLWKSAKVYSEARKFYQQSLENFQVIGNWEMEKNILNRISGCYLAEGSIEDALDVHKKIDELPLDVAQFFINQVHIKRLLNEIGGIRPTRAQSLTLISYSLILILSELVTTYYMTSWGIILHVILISSLVINSTLTKSVKFSYLLQAMILLPLIRIMSLSIPVMELEPLYWLALMSVPVLAAVWMLMQGQCLSRKIVGLNSRNLILQLLVGLTGLGFGFVEYLILQPTALISNLSPVNVIFAGSIVIISTGLLEELVFRGIIQRNAENIMGKVWGIIFTSLLFVGFNISWNSPMDLLFIFGVSIFYGYIFQKTRSILGISVSHGICNVVLFIILPFFLI
- a CDS encoding flippase; this encodes MNTAKRIFKNTSILFIAQVVNYILAFFYTIYLARYLGVSGFGVLTFGISFTTIMGVTADLGLSILAVREIARDKSISSGYTGNLIVIKLVLSSITMGLIVLFMNLFNYPSQTIQVVYLLAIWMLFTSFTQLFYSVFQAYEEMEYQSLGTILYSILLFSGVIYGIFNNFSIEWFALIYLIVSGVTLAYTVFIQITRFPRPSLQVNWNFWKSKLTLALPLSIASIFSTIAFRVDTVLLSLFQGYVVVGLYTAPYKIIEVLLFIPSVYSAVIFPVLSRFHVSSKESFQLIYVKSIKYMIILGLPIAAGITILSKDIILLLYQSAFSGSVVALQILIWTVPLLLLTTSFGIILISMNKQVLAIRLTFIYMIFNIGVNLVVIPQFSYLGAAVVTVLTELVNFTMLFYYLSKFICRVPLHKLIWKPAAATVIMSLFMISVHLNIFITVLLATVIYLALLILFKTFSKGDYDIIRKLVEKG